The window TTTCAATGACTTCTGCCGCGACAATTTCCAGATACGCCTGCTCCAGGCTCATGCGCGGCCGCGTCAGCCCAACAATACTCACCTGCCGGCGGCGAAGTTCGTCGACCAGCGAGTCGACACCCAATTGATCGGGAAGCTTGACGTTAAAACGAAAGCTGTGCGCTTTCACCGGCGTTGCTCCAGCCACTTGCGGATCCGCCACCGCTTGCCAGTTCGTCACGGCTGCTGGCGGAACGGCTTGACGCTGCAAGCTATCGCGAATGGCTGTTTCCTCGCCGACCAGGTCGAGATGCACGTCCACTTCGTTGAGCAAACTCGCGCTCTTACGCGCGGTCAGTTCCTTCACCGGCGCAACTTCTTTCAAAACTCCCTGAGCCAGAATCGCCACGCGATCGCAGATCAACTCCACTTCCTGCAGAATGTGGCTATTGAGAAAAACGGTCTTTCCCTGCTGCTTTAACTCGGCAAGGTAACCGCGGACTTGCGAGCGCGCGATCGGATCGAGTCCGTCGGTCGGTTCATCGAGAATGAAAATGTCTGGATCATGCAGCATCGCCTGCGCGAGTCCGAGGCGCTGCAACATCCCTTTTGAATAGTTCCGCACCGGATCTTTCGCTCGCGGCGCCAGACCAACGCGTTCCAGCAACGGACCGCGGCGCGAGCGAATGATGTGGCTCGGCACGTTGCTCAGATGGCCGTAGTACTCAAGCGCCGTGATCGCCGTTAAATGCCGCGGCACGCGGAGGTTTTCAGGTAAATAGCCAACCCGTTTGCGGGCACGGCGATCGCCGGCAGGAAAGCCCAGCAGCATGGCGAGCCCTTCCGACCGCCGGATGATGCCGAGCAGAATCTTAATGAAGGTCGTCTTTCCCGCGCCGTTGCCGCCGAGCAGGCCGAAGATTTCGCCCGGCTGGACCGTAAAGCTCACGTTTTTTAGAGCCTGCCGTTTTTTACGGCGCAAGATGCCCTCGACATAAGTCTTCGAGAGGTGCTCGACGTGGATAGCTGCCGACATGCAGGTGCCTGAAAAGGTCGAAACGTGCTGCGATTGTTCTTACGCTGCATTGAACTTAGCAGAAATTACCCTCGCGGCGGGGCTTTGGTTTCACCCCGTTTGCCTGCGGCCCGTTTGACGGATAATGAAGCCATTCGCCCTGGAGAACCGCATGTCCGACTTGTCCCCGTCACCGGCCGCCCTCGATTTGTATGCCCAACTGCATCAGCACGCGGCCGTGCTGTCGCTCGGCAACTGCACGCACGTGATCCTCGCGGGCGCCGATCGCGTCGGCCTGCTGAATGCGTTCTGCACGGCGGATATTAAGAAGCTGCAGCCGTCGCAGGGAGCTGAAGCGTTTGTTACGAATCATCAAGGCAAAGCGGCGGGGCATCTGTTGATCCTCGCGGAGGATGATCAACTTCTGCTGCACGGCGCGCCGGGCCAAGGCGAAACTGTGATCCAGCATTTGGATCGCTTTGTGATCTCCGAGCGCGTCGAGTTCAAAAATCAATCGGAGGCAACTACCGATTTGCTCCTCGCGGGGCCGGCGGCAGACTCGGTGGTTAATCAGCTGAAGTTCGCTCAGCCGCAGCCAGAGCGGTTGAGTCACAAGCGATACGCACTTGAAGGCCGCGGAGACTTGTTGCTGACTCGCGTCGATTTTTTCGGAACAACCCCGGCCTATCTGATCACCGTGCCCGCGGAATTCGCCGACCAAGTGCAAGCCGAGATTGCCGCCTGCGGCGCAAGCACTGCTAACAACGAGACCTGCGCTGCCGTGTGGAACATGGCCCGCATCGAAGCCGGCTATCCGCTCTTTGGTCAGGACATTACCGACGACAACCTGCCTCAAGAAGTTTGCCGCACCGAGCAGGCGATCAACTTCAAAAAGGGTTGCTATCTGGGCCAAGAAACAATCGCTCGTCTCGATGCGTTGGGACACGTGAATCGCGTGCTGACCGGTTTGAAGCTTCCTGCCGGAAGTGACATGAAGCCGGGCGATACGATCCAGCTAGGCGAGAAGAAGATCGCGCAGATCACATCGCTGGCCTGGTCGCCCAAGTTGCAGCAACCGCTGGCGCTCGCCTATGTCCGCACGTTGCACGCGACGTCGGGAAAAAAACTGGCCGTGACGGGCGGCGAAGCCGAAATTGTGAAACTACCCCTGGAGTAAATGGAAAAGATGGCTGAGTATCGCTGGAATACATCTGAATTCGCTGAAGGATATGATGCGGCGGCGCCGGAGATTCATCCGCGTTACACCGCAGTGCAGGAGCAGATTGTTCAGTTGCTGATTGAGCATGCGAAATCGCTCGGTGGCAGTTATCACGTTGTCGATCTCGGCGGCGGTTCGGGCCGGTTGCTACAACGGGTATTGACGGCCATTCCGAGCGCGACCGCGACGATCATCGATCAATCGGAAGCCTTTCTCGCGCTGGCCGAGCGGCGGTTAGCTCCATTTGCC is drawn from Anatilimnocola floriformis and contains these coding sequences:
- the ygfZ gene encoding CAF17-like 4Fe-4S cluster assembly/insertion protein YgfZ, with the protein product MSDLSPSPAALDLYAQLHQHAAVLSLGNCTHVILAGADRVGLLNAFCTADIKKLQPSQGAEAFVTNHQGKAAGHLLILAEDDQLLLHGAPGQGETVIQHLDRFVISERVEFKNQSEATTDLLLAGPAADSVVNQLKFAQPQPERLSHKRYALEGRGDLLLTRVDFFGTTPAYLITVPAEFADQVQAEIAACGASTANNETCAAVWNMARIEAGYPLFGQDITDDNLPQEVCRTEQAINFKKGCYLGQETIARLDALGHVNRVLTGLKLPAGSDMKPGDTIQLGEKKIAQITSLAWSPKLQQPLALAYVRTLHATSGKKLAVTGGEAEIVKLPLE
- a CDS encoding ABC transporter ATP-binding protein produces the protein MSAAIHVEHLSKTYVEGILRRKKRQALKNVSFTVQPGEIFGLLGGNGAGKTTFIKILLGIIRRSEGLAMLLGFPAGDRRARKRVGYLPENLRVPRHLTAITALEYYGHLSNVPSHIIRSRRGPLLERVGLAPRAKDPVRNYSKGMLQRLGLAQAMLHDPDIFILDEPTDGLDPIARSQVRGYLAELKQQGKTVFLNSHILQEVELICDRVAILAQGVLKEVAPVKELTARKSASLLNEVDVHLDLVGEETAIRDSLQRQAVPPAAVTNWQAVADPQVAGATPVKAHSFRFNVKLPDQLGVDSLVDELRRRQVSIVGLTRPRMSLEQAYLEIVAAEVIEK